A genomic segment from Bradyrhizobium sp. ISRA430 encodes:
- a CDS encoding FAD-dependent oxidoreductase, producing MKANDVEILVIGAGIAGLATAYFLAVQHKRSRLLIVDEGQPMALTSAQSGENYRNWWPHPTMAAFTDHSTDLMEDIARRTGNRINMTRRGYFLATREEKPEELLRQLYTGYGASASKLIRLHEGVSKNYSPPLSEDWQTAPDGVDVLLGRNLIQQYYPAFDKDVATGLHIRRAGDISGQQLGQYMLETMRPLGAQFQQARVLGISKPDRFVVDVLAGGDRRTVKADIIVNAAGPFAAHISAMHGEKLPIQNVLQQKIAFIDRHRAVDRRMPFAIDLDGQTLAWSSDEREALAAAPELARLLKPMPGSIHCRPDGGDHGQWIKLGWAFNTEPAEPVREPELNPFFPELVLRAASRLQPALAQYLGALPRGRVHYGGFYPMTKENWPLIGAAKTPGVFLTTALSGYGTMSACAAGDLCARAVVGAPPPSFADTLSLARYENKALMDELEGAESRGLL from the coding sequence CGGCGCAGGGATCGCCGGTCTGGCCACGGCCTACTTTCTTGCGGTCCAGCACAAGCGCTCGCGCCTGCTGATCGTGGATGAGGGGCAGCCGATGGCGCTCACGTCAGCACAATCCGGCGAGAACTATCGCAACTGGTGGCCACATCCGACGATGGCAGCGTTTACCGATCACAGCACCGACCTGATGGAGGATATTGCGCGCCGCACCGGCAACCGCATCAACATGACGCGGCGCGGATACTTCCTTGCGACCCGCGAAGAGAAACCGGAAGAGCTGCTCCGGCAGCTCTACACAGGCTACGGCGCTTCGGCATCGAAACTGATCCGCCTGCACGAGGGCGTGAGCAAGAATTATTCGCCGCCGCTATCCGAGGACTGGCAGACGGCGCCCGACGGCGTCGACGTGTTGCTCGGCCGCAACCTGATTCAGCAATACTATCCGGCCTTCGACAAGGATGTCGCCACGGGACTGCACATCCGCAGGGCCGGCGATATCAGCGGTCAGCAGCTCGGACAGTACATGCTCGAGACGATGCGCCCGCTGGGCGCGCAATTCCAGCAGGCCCGCGTGCTCGGCATCTCGAAGCCGGACCGCTTCGTGGTCGACGTCCTTGCCGGTGGCGATCGCCGGACGGTCAAGGCCGATATCATCGTCAACGCGGCTGGTCCTTTTGCGGCGCACATCTCCGCGATGCATGGCGAGAAGCTGCCGATCCAGAACGTCCTTCAGCAGAAAATTGCCTTCATCGATCGCCATCGCGCGGTCGATCGCCGGATGCCGTTTGCGATCGACCTCGATGGACAGACGCTGGCGTGGTCATCCGACGAACGCGAGGCGCTGGCGGCGGCGCCGGAACTCGCCCGCCTGCTCAAACCCATGCCGGGCAGCATCCATTGCCGTCCCGACGGCGGCGACCACGGTCAATGGATCAAGCTCGGCTGGGCTTTCAACACGGAGCCGGCCGAGCCGGTCCGGGAACCCGAGCTGAATCCCTTTTTCCCAGAACTCGTACTTCGCGCCGCGAGTCGGCTGCAGCCCGCGCTGGCGCAGTATCTCGGCGCCCTGCCACGGGGCAGGGTGCATTACGGCGGCTTCTATCCGATGACGAAGGAAAACTGGCCGCTGATCGGCGCGGCAAAAACGCCCGGCGTGTTCCTGACGACCGCGTTGTCGGGATATGGAACGATGTCGGCATGCGCCGCCGGCGATCTCTGCGCTCGGGCCGTGGTCGGCGCTCCACCTCCGTCATTCGCCGACACTCTGTCACTCGCGCGTTACGAGAACAAGGCGCTGATGGACGAACTCGAAGGTGCCGAGAGCCGCGGCTTGCTGTGA
- the rpe gene encoding ribulose-phosphate 3-epimerase — translation MTRDIVIAPSILAANFARLGEEIAAIDAAGADWIHCDVMDGHFVPNISFGADIIKAIRPLTRKTFDVHLMIAPVDPYIEAFAKAGADIITVHAEAGPHLDRSLQAIGALGKKAGVSLCPATPEAAIEYVLDRIDLILVMTVNPGFGGQSFLDAQIEKIRRIRSMIGDRPIRIEVDGGITRDNAAAVAAAGADTLVAGSAVFRGNDSADYARNIAAIRLAAEAGRVPNSQHISAQPARAAEAALIR, via the coding sequence ATGACCAGGGACATCGTGATCGCGCCCTCAATCCTGGCCGCCAATTTCGCGAGACTCGGCGAGGAGATCGCCGCGATCGACGCGGCTGGCGCCGACTGGATCCATTGCGACGTGATGGACGGGCATTTCGTGCCGAACATCAGCTTCGGGGCCGACATCATCAAGGCGATCCGGCCATTGACGCGCAAGACGTTCGATGTCCATCTCATGATCGCGCCGGTGGATCCCTACATCGAGGCTTTTGCCAAGGCCGGTGCCGACATCATCACGGTCCATGCCGAGGCCGGCCCGCATCTCGACCGCTCGTTGCAGGCGATCGGTGCGCTTGGCAAGAAGGCCGGGGTGAGCCTGTGCCCGGCGACGCCGGAAGCCGCGATCGAATATGTCCTTGATCGCATCGACCTCATCCTGGTGATGACGGTCAATCCCGGCTTTGGCGGGCAGTCGTTTCTCGACGCGCAGATCGAGAAGATCAGGCGGATTCGCAGCATGATTGGCGACCGGCCGATCCGGATCGAGGTGGACGGCGGCATCACGCGCGACAACGCTGCGGCCGTGGCTGCCGCGGGCGCCGATACGCTGGTTGCGGGATCGGCGGTGTTTCGCGGCAACGACAGCGCCGACTATGCCCGCAACATCGCGGCCATTCGCCTCGCCGCGGAGGCCGGCCGGGTTCCCAACTCGCAACATATCTCTGCGCAGCCGGCGCGCGCCGCCGAGGCGGCACTCATCCGGTAG
- the cbbX gene encoding CbbX protein, translating to MLDVPNANTTETAFDLRKEAEAAGITTTLQQLEQELIGLKPVKSRVRQIASLLLVERMRQRAGLASAPPTLHMSFTGNPGTGKTTVALRMAKILHGLGFVRRGQVISVTRDDLVGQYIGHTAPKTKEILKKAMGGVLFIDEAYYLHRPDNERDYGQEAIEILLQVMENQREDLVVILAGYGERMTNFFASNPGFRSRIAHHIEFPDYSEAELLFIAELMLGERGYRLSSAARDALEKYIALRRTQPFFSNARSIRNAVDRIRLRQADRLVSDLDRMLDIADLETIDAADVLASRVFSGGAATDARSAKP from the coding sequence ATGCTTGATGTGCCGAACGCAAATACCACGGAGACGGCCTTCGACCTGCGCAAGGAGGCTGAAGCGGCCGGGATCACGACGACGCTGCAACAGCTCGAGCAGGAGCTGATCGGGCTCAAGCCGGTCAAGAGCCGGGTGCGCCAGATCGCCTCGCTGCTGCTGGTCGAGCGCATGCGGCAGCGCGCGGGACTGGCCTCTGCCCCGCCGACCCTGCACATGTCGTTCACCGGAAATCCCGGCACCGGCAAGACCACCGTCGCCCTGCGCATGGCAAAGATCCTGCACGGCCTCGGCTTCGTGCGGCGAGGGCAAGTGATATCGGTGACGCGTGACGACCTCGTCGGCCAGTACATCGGTCACACCGCGCCGAAGACCAAGGAGATCCTGAAGAAGGCGATGGGCGGCGTGCTGTTCATCGATGAGGCCTATTATCTGCACCGGCCCGACAACGAGCGCGACTATGGCCAGGAGGCGATCGAGATCCTGCTCCAGGTGATGGAGAACCAGCGTGAGGATCTCGTCGTGATCCTCGCCGGTTATGGCGAGCGCATGACGAACTTCTTTGCCTCCAATCCCGGCTTCCGCTCACGTATTGCTCATCACATCGAATTCCCGGACTACTCCGAAGCGGAGCTGCTCTTCATCGCGGAGCTGATGCTCGGAGAGCGCGGCTACCGCCTGTCGAGCGCGGCGCGCGATGCGCTCGAGAAGTACATTGCGCTGCGCCGGACTCAGCCGTTCTTCTCCAATGCACGCTCGATCCGCAACGCCGTTGATCGCATCCGGCTACGCCAGGCCGACCGCCTGGTGTCCGATCTCGACCGCATGCTCGACATCGCCGACCTCGAAACCATCGATGCCGCCGACGTGCTGGCGAGCCGTGTGTTCAGCGGCGGGGCCGCAACCGACGCGAGGAGTGCAAAACCATGA
- a CDS encoding ribulose bisphosphate carboxylase small subunit, translating into MKLTQGCFSFLPDLTDDQIYSQVQYCLANGWAVNIEFTDDPHPRNTYWEMWGLPMFDLQDAAGVMMELAECRRVYGDRYIRISGFDSSHGWESVRISFLVNRPKQEAEFELVRQEVAGRAIRYTTVRKATPHAAP; encoded by the coding sequence ATGAAGCTGACTCAAGGCTGCTTCTCGTTCCTGCCCGATCTGACCGACGACCAGATCTACAGCCAAGTGCAGTACTGCCTCGCCAACGGCTGGGCGGTGAACATCGAATTCACCGACGATCCGCATCCCCGCAATACCTATTGGGAGATGTGGGGCCTGCCGATGTTCGACCTGCAGGACGCCGCCGGCGTGATGATGGAGCTCGCCGAATGCCGCAGGGTGTACGGCGACCGCTACATCCGTATCAGCGGCTTCGATTCCAGCCATGGCTGGGAATCGGTGCGGATCTCGTTCCTCGTGAACCGGCCGAAGCAGGAGGCCGAGTTCGAGCTGGTGCGGCAGGAAGTGGCCGGACGCGCGATCCGCTACACGACCGTGCGCAAGGCCACGCCGCACGCAGCGCCGTAA
- a CDS encoding form I ribulose bisphosphate carboxylase large subunit — protein sequence MNAHTGTVRGKERYRSGVMEYKRMGYWEPDYTPKDTDVIALFRVTPQEGVDPIEASAAVAGESSTATWTVVWTDRLTAAEKYRAKCYRVDPVPGSPDSYFAYIAYDLDLFEPGSIANLSASIIGNVFGFKPLKALRLEDMRFPVAYVKTFQGPATGIVVERERLDKFGRPLLGATIKPKLGLSGRNYGRVVYEALKGGLDFTKDDENINSQPFMHWRDRFLYCMEAVNRAQAASGEVKGTYLNVTAGTMEDMYERAEFAKELGSVVVMIDLVIGYTAIQSMAKWARRNDMILHLHRAGHSTYTRQKSHGVSFRVIAKWMRLAGVDHIHAGTVVGKLEGDPNTTRGYYDVCREDFNPTKLEHGIFFDQSWASLNKLMPVASGGIHAGQMHQLLDLLGEDVVLQFGGGTIGHPMGIQAGATANRVALEAMILARNEGRDYVHEGPEILAKAAQTCTPLKAALDVWKDVTFNYQSTDTPDFVPTALETA from the coding sequence ATGAACGCACATACCGGCACTGTCCGCGGCAAAGAGCGCTATCGCTCGGGCGTCATGGAATATAAGCGCATGGGCTATTGGGAGCCCGACTATACGCCGAAGGACACCGACGTCATCGCGCTGTTCCGCGTGACGCCGCAGGAGGGTGTCGATCCGATCGAGGCGTCGGCCGCAGTTGCCGGTGAATCCTCGACCGCGACCTGGACAGTGGTGTGGACCGACCGCTTGACCGCCGCCGAGAAGTATCGCGCGAAATGCTATCGCGTCGATCCGGTGCCGGGCTCGCCGGACTCCTATTTCGCCTACATCGCCTATGATCTCGACCTGTTCGAGCCGGGCTCGATCGCCAATCTCTCGGCCTCGATCATCGGCAACGTCTTCGGCTTCAAGCCATTGAAGGCGCTGCGGCTCGAGGACATGCGCTTCCCAGTCGCCTATGTGAAGACGTTCCAGGGCCCCGCGACCGGCATCGTGGTCGAGCGTGAGCGGCTCGACAAGTTCGGCCGGCCGCTCCTGGGCGCGACCATCAAACCCAAGCTCGGGCTCTCCGGCCGCAACTACGGCCGCGTCGTCTACGAGGCGCTGAAGGGCGGGCTCGACTTCACCAAGGACGACGAGAACATCAACTCGCAGCCCTTCATGCACTGGCGCGACCGCTTCCTCTACTGCATGGAAGCCGTGAACCGTGCGCAGGCGGCCTCCGGTGAGGTGAAGGGAACTTACCTTAACGTCACCGCGGGGACGATGGAAGACATGTACGAGCGCGCGGAGTTCGCGAAAGAGCTGGGCTCGGTTGTGGTCATGATCGATCTCGTGATCGGCTACACAGCGATCCAGTCCATGGCCAAATGGGCACGTCGCAACGACATGATCCTGCATCTGCATCGTGCCGGTCACTCGACCTATACGCGGCAGAAGAGCCACGGCGTGTCGTTCCGCGTCATCGCCAAGTGGATGCGGCTCGCCGGTGTCGACCACATCCATGCCGGCACGGTGGTCGGCAAGCTCGAGGGCGATCCCAACACCACGCGCGGCTACTACGACGTCTGCCGCGAGGATTTCAACCCAACGAAGCTCGAGCATGGCATCTTCTTCGATCAGTCCTGGGCGAGCCTCAACAAGCTGATGCCGGTGGCGTCCGGCGGCATCCATGCTGGCCAGATGCACCAGCTACTCGACCTTCTCGGCGAGGACGTCGTGCTGCAATTCGGCGGCGGCACCATCGGCCATCCCATGGGCATCCAGGCTGGTGCCACCGCCAACCGCGTGGCGCTGGAGGCGATGATCCTCGCGCGCAACGAGGGTCGCGACTACGTCCATGAAGGCCCGGAGATCCTCGCCAAGGCGGCTCAGACCTGCACGCCGCTGAAGGCCGCGCTCGACGTCTGGAAGGACGTCACCTTCAACTATCAATCCACCGACACGCCGGACTTCGTGCCGACGGCGCTGGAAACCGCTTGA
- the fba gene encoding class II fructose-bisphosphate aldolase (catalyzes the reversible aldol condensation of dihydroxyacetonephosphate and glyceraldehyde 3-phosphate in the Calvin cycle, glycolysis, and/or gluconeogenesis), translated as MARITLRQLLDHAAHHGYAVPAFNINNMEQGIAIMQAAAEVDAPVIIQASRGARSYAGDLMLSHMIDALERTYPDIPLCMHQDHGNDEATCASAIAHGFTSVMMDGSLKADAKTAADYDYNVAITRRVVDLAHWVGASVEGELGVLGSLEHGGGEQEDGHGVEGKVSHDQLLTDPDQAVDFVRATKVDALAIAMGTSHGAYKFSRKPDGDILAMRVVEEIHRRLPNTHLVMHGSSSVPQPLQDMFNAFGGEMPQTWGVPVEEIVRGIKSGVRKVNIDTDCRLAMTAVFRKVAAEARSEFDPRKFLKPAMDAMRELCRERFEQFGTAGHASKIKVIPMSEMARRYRAGELDPRIDAREPVAA; from the coding sequence TTGGCACGCATTACCCTTCGACAACTGCTCGACCACGCAGCTCACCATGGCTACGCGGTGCCTGCGTTCAACATCAACAACATGGAGCAGGGGATCGCGATCATGCAGGCGGCGGCCGAGGTCGATGCGCCCGTCATCATCCAGGCCTCGCGCGGCGCGCGCAGCTATGCCGGCGATCTCATGCTCTCGCACATGATCGATGCGCTGGAGCGGACCTATCCGGACATTCCGCTCTGCATGCACCAGGACCACGGCAATGACGAGGCGACCTGTGCCAGCGCCATCGCCCATGGCTTCACCTCGGTGATGATGGACGGCTCGCTGAAGGCCGACGCCAAGACGGCGGCCGATTACGATTACAACGTTGCGATCACCCGCCGCGTGGTTGATCTCGCCCATTGGGTCGGCGCGTCCGTCGAAGGCGAGCTCGGCGTGCTCGGCTCACTCGAGCATGGGGGCGGCGAGCAGGAGGACGGTCACGGCGTCGAGGGCAAGGTCAGCCACGACCAGTTGCTGACCGATCCCGATCAGGCCGTCGATTTCGTCCGCGCAACGAAAGTCGATGCGCTGGCGATCGCGATGGGCACCTCGCATGGCGCCTACAAGTTCAGCCGCAAGCCGGACGGAGACATCCTGGCTATGCGGGTGGTCGAGGAGATCCATCGCCGGCTGCCGAACACGCATCTTGTGATGCACGGTTCCTCGTCGGTGCCGCAGCCGCTTCAGGACATGTTTAACGCCTTCGGCGGCGAGATGCCGCAGACCTGGGGCGTGCCGGTGGAGGAGATTGTCCGCGGTATCAAGAGCGGTGTGCGCAAGGTCAATATCGACACCGACTGCCGGCTGGCGATGACTGCGGTGTTTCGCAAAGTGGCAGCGGAAGCGCGCTCCGAGTTCGATCCGCGCAAATTCCTCAAGCCCGCGATGGACGCGATGCGCGAGCTCTGCCGCGAGCGGTTCGAGCAGTTCGGCACCGCCGGCCATGCCAGCAAGATCAAGGTGATCCCGATGAGCGAGATGGCGCGGCGGTACCGCGCCGGCGAACTCGACCCGCGGATCGATGCCCGCGAGCCCGTCGCGGCCTGA
- the tkt gene encoding transketolase → MNISVHAEADLTAVTHNDLANAVRFLAVDAIEAAQSGHPGLPMGMADVATVLFSRFLKFDSAHPNWPDRDRFVLSAGHGSMLLYALLHLTGGDVSLDDLKAFRQWGSKTPGHPEYGHTPGVETTTGPLGQGIATAVGMALAERMGNARHGDSLVDHFTYVIAGDGCLMEGISQEAISLAGHLQLGRLIVLFDDNGISIDGPTSLATSDDQLARFAASGWSVRRVDGHDPEAIALAIAEERETAKPSLIACRTIIGYGAPDRQGTEKAHGAPLGADQAAAARRTLGWDYQPFVVPIPVLKAWRMIGQRGQVARLAWLDRYECAAPEQRELFIEGKAVALPSAYAQASAKLRERFATERPKIATRQASQQVLDNIAATIPGFVGGSADLTHSNLTHAKGQTPVMRGVFAGDYVHYGIREHGMAAAMNGIALHGGFIPYGGTFLAFSDYSRPAIRLAALMRLRVIHVMTHDSIGLGEDGPTHQPVEHLAALRVIPNLLVFRPADAVETLEAWDCALETENRPSVLCLSRQALPTFRSDARGRNRVARGAYLIVTPDGGRDVTLIATGSEVSIALEAARLLATEHIRAAVVSAPCFALFAEQPEDYRATVLGTAPRVGIEAAVPGDWPRWLGADGEFIGMRGFGASAPAPVLYREFGITPQSIAEAARRAVARRDDGKAA, encoded by the coding sequence ATGAACATCTCGGTTCACGCCGAAGCCGACCTCACGGCGGTCACGCACAACGATCTCGCCAACGCCGTTCGCTTCCTCGCGGTCGACGCCATCGAGGCCGCGCAGTCCGGCCATCCCGGCCTGCCGATGGGCATGGCGGACGTCGCGACCGTGCTGTTCTCGCGCTTCCTCAAATTCGACTCGGCCCACCCCAACTGGCCGGATCGCGACCGTTTCGTGCTGTCGGCGGGCCATGGCTCGATGCTGCTCTATGCGCTGCTTCATCTCACGGGCGGCGATGTCAGCCTCGACGACCTCAAGGCGTTCCGGCAATGGGGCTCGAAGACGCCGGGTCATCCCGAGTATGGCCATACGCCCGGCGTCGAGACCACGACGGGCCCGCTGGGTCAGGGGATTGCGACCGCCGTCGGGATGGCGCTCGCTGAGCGCATGGGCAATGCGCGGCACGGCGACAGCCTCGTCGATCACTTCACCTACGTGATCGCCGGCGACGGCTGCCTGATGGAGGGCATCAGCCAGGAGGCGATCTCGCTCGCCGGTCATCTCCAGCTTGGCCGCCTGATCGTGCTGTTCGACGACAACGGCATCTCTATCGACGGCCCGACCTCACTTGCGACCTCGGATGACCAGCTCGCGCGCTTCGCTGCCTCCGGCTGGTCGGTGCGTCGCGTCGACGGACATGATCCCGAGGCGATCGCACTGGCGATTGCCGAAGAACGCGAGACGGCAAAGCCGTCGCTGATCGCCTGCCGCACCATCATCGGCTATGGCGCGCCGGACCGGCAGGGCACCGAGAAGGCGCATGGCGCTCCGCTCGGTGCCGACCAGGCCGCGGCGGCGCGACGGACGCTCGGCTGGGACTATCAGCCCTTCGTGGTGCCGATTCCCGTCCTGAAGGCATGGCGGATGATCGGGCAGCGCGGCCAGGTCGCGCGCCTCGCCTGGCTCGATCGCTACGAATGCGCGGCGCCCGAGCAGCGCGAATTGTTCATCGAGGGCAAGGCTGTTGCCCTGCCGAGCGCCTATGCCCAGGCGTCGGCGAAGCTGCGCGAGCGTTTTGCCACCGAACGTCCGAAGATCGCGACGCGGCAGGCCTCGCAACAGGTGCTCGACAACATCGCCGCGACGATTCCCGGATTTGTCGGAGGCTCAGCCGACCTGACGCATTCAAACCTGACGCATGCCAAGGGCCAGACTCCGGTCATGCGCGGCGTGTTCGCCGGCGACTATGTTCACTATGGCATTCGCGAACACGGCATGGCGGCTGCGATGAACGGGATCGCGCTGCACGGCGGCTTCATTCCCTATGGCGGCACCTTCCTCGCCTTCTCCGACTATAGTCGGCCGGCGATCCGCCTTGCGGCTCTGATGCGGCTGCGAGTCATCCATGTCATGACCCATGACTCCATCGGGCTTGGCGAGGACGGCCCGACGCATCAGCCGGTCGAGCATCTCGCGGCGTTGCGCGTCATTCCAAACCTTCTGGTGTTCCGCCCGGCCGATGCGGTGGAGACGCTGGAGGCCTGGGACTGCGCGCTTGAGACCGAGAATCGTCCGTCCGTGCTCTGCCTGTCGCGTCAGGCCCTGCCGACCTTCCGCAGCGATGCGCGCGGCAGAAATCGCGTCGCGCGTGGCGCCTATCTCATCGTCACGCCGGATGGCGGCCGGGACGTCACGCTGATCGCGACCGGGTCGGAAGTGTCGATCGCGCTGGAAGCTGCGCGCCTGCTCGCGACCGAGCACATCCGTGCCGCCGTGGTCTCTGCACCCTGCTTCGCCCTGTTCGCGGAGCAGCCGGAAGATTACCGCGCCACCGTTCTCGGCACCGCGCCGCGTGTCGGCATCGAGGCAGCCGTGCCGGGCGACTGGCCGCGCTGGCTCGGTGCTGACGGCGAGTTCATCGGCATGCGCGGCTTCGGCGCCTCGGCGCCGGCGCCGGTGCTGTACCGCGAATTCGGCATCACTCCGCAGAGCATTGCGGAAGCAGCCAGGCGCGCGGTCGCACGTCGGGACGATGGAAAAGCAGCATGA
- a CDS encoding phosphoribulokinase — protein sequence MSRKHPIISITGSSGAGTTSVKKTFEQIFFREHVNAVYIEGDAFHSYDRAEMRTQMAQEAERGNKHFSHFSPETNLFEELERAFRDYGETGTATTRHYVHDAEESALHGVPPGTFTEWKRLPENSDLLFYEGLHGAVVTDKVNVARYADLKIGVVPVINLEWIQKLHRDRSARGYSTEAVTDTILRRMPDYIHYICPQFTETDINFQRVPTVDTSNPFIARWIPTPDESMVVIRFKNPRGIDFPYLLSMLPHSWMSRANSIVCPGAKLDLAMQLILTPLIMQLIERKRGLK from the coding sequence ATGTCCAGGAAGCATCCGATCATTTCCATCACCGGCTCCTCCGGCGCGGGCACGACCTCAGTCAAGAAGACGTTTGAGCAGATATTCTTCCGTGAGCACGTCAACGCCGTCTACATCGAAGGCGACGCGTTCCATAGCTACGACCGCGCCGAGATGCGCACGCAGATGGCGCAGGAGGCCGAGCGCGGCAACAAGCATTTCAGCCATTTCAGCCCCGAGACCAACCTTTTCGAAGAGCTGGAGCGGGCGTTCCGCGACTATGGCGAGACCGGCACCGCGACGACGCGGCACTACGTCCACGACGCTGAGGAATCGGCGCTTCATGGCGTGCCTCCCGGCACTTTCACAGAATGGAAGCGGTTACCCGAGAATTCGGACCTGTTGTTCTACGAGGGTCTGCACGGCGCCGTCGTCACCGACAAGGTCAACGTCGCGCGCTATGCCGACCTGAAGATCGGCGTTGTGCCCGTCATCAATCTCGAATGGATTCAGAAGCTGCACCGCGACCGCAGCGCGCGCGGCTATTCGACCGAGGCCGTCACCGACACCATCCTGCGGCGGATGCCGGATTACATCCACTACATCTGCCCGCAATTCACCGAGACCGACATCAACTTCCAGCGCGTGCCGACGGTGGACACCTCCAACCCGTTCATCGCGCGCTGGATCCCGACGCCTGATGAATCGATGGTCGTGATCCGCTTCAAGAATCCGCGCGGCATCGACTTCCCCTACCTGCTCTCGATGCTACCGCACAGTTGGATGTCGCGCGCGAACTCGATCGTCTGCCCGGGTGCCAAGCTCGATCTCGCAATGCAGCTCATCCTGACGCCGCTGATCATGCAGCTCATCGAGCGCAAGCGGGGCCTGAAGTGA